The following are from one region of the Nicotiana tomentosiformis chromosome 7, ASM39032v3, whole genome shotgun sequence genome:
- the LOC104086455 gene encoding glutamate receptor 3.4 isoform X1 — MEANLQRKRVFLLLVTWIWVPLAVFGGTGNNNTANATAPLFPSSSSRPRVVNIGALFTANSVIGKSAEPALVAAINDVNSDSTILSGSKLNLIFQDTNCSGFVGTVDALQLMEKEVVATIGPQSSGIAHVISHVMNELQVPLLSFATDPTLSALQYSYFLRTVPNDYFQMYAIADVVDYFGWKEVIAIFVDDDNGRNGISVLGDALAKKRAKLSYKAAFSPGASSSEIDDLLVSVNLMEARVYVVHVNPDTGLSIFSKAKNLGMMTGGYVWITTDWLPSFLDSSDSVNPETMDLIQGVVALRHHTPDSNMKKMFASRWKNIKDVETSGFNSYALYAYDTIWLLARALDLFFKDGGNVTFSNDPRLRDTNGSALHLSSMQVFDQGQKLFQILVGMNITGLTGQIQFDSEKNLVRPACDVLNIGGTGSRTVGYWSNYSGLSVVPPEVLYSKPPNTSTSTQHLYNVIWPGETVTRPRGWVFPHNGKPLRIAVPFRITFKEFVHKDKGPSGVKGYCIDVFEAAINLLPYPVPHVYILYGDGKRNPSFKNLVNDVLTDKYDAAVGDVTITTNRTRIVDFTQPYMESGLVVVAPIKEIKSSPWAFLKPFTLQMWSVTGIFFLFVGTVVWILEHRHNPEFRGPPRQQLVTVFWFSFSTMFFAHRENTMSTLGRLVLIFWLFVVLIINSSYTASLTSILTVQQLSSGIQGIDSLISSSDPIGVQDGSFAYNYLIEELGVSESRLRILKTEDEYVSALEKGPHGGGVAGIVDELPYVELFLSNNKCIFRTVGQEFTKGGWGFAFQRDSPLAVDLSTAILQLSENGELQRIHDKWLTNNGCSSQNNQADDTQLSLKSFWGLFLICAIACVLALTVFFCRVYCQFRRYDPEPEEPEISEPESARPSRRTLRSVSFKDLIDFVDRRESEIKEILKRKSSDNKRHQTQNSDGQPSSPV, encoded by the exons ATGGAGGCCAATTTACAAAGGAAGAGAGTATTTCTCTTGTTGGTTACATGGATTTGGGTGCCTCTAGCAGTTTTTGGAGGGACTGGGAATAATAACACAGCAAATGCCACTGCTCCTTtatttccttcttcttcttctaggcCAAGGGTGGTGAATATTGGAGCTTTATTCACAGCTAATTCTGTTATTGGAAAGTCAGCAGAGCCAGCCCTTGTAGCTGCAATTAATGATGTTAACTCAGATTCTACCATTCTCAGTGGAAGCAAATTGAACCTCATTTTTCAGGATACTAATTGCAGTGGATTTGTTGGCACTGTTGATG CTTTGCAGCTGATGGAGAAAGAAGTAGTTGCTACAATCGGTCCACAATCCTCAGGAATAGCACATGTCATTTCCCATGTTATGAATGAACTTCAGGTCCCTCTTTTGTCTTTTGCAACAGACCCTACTCTATCCGCTCTGCAATACTCGTATTTCCTTAGAACTGTTCCAAATGATTACTTCCAAATGTATGCTATAGCTgatgttgttgattattttggatGGAAAGAGGTTATAGCCATATTTGTTGACGATGATAATGGTAGAAATGGGATATCTGTGTTGGGTGATGCCCTTGCAAAGAAGCGTGCCAAGCTCTCTTACAAAGCAGCCTTTTCTCCTGGAGCCAGTAGTAGTGAGATTGATGATTTGTTAGTCAGTGTAAACCTTATGGAGGCACGAGTATATGTTGTTCATGTAAATCCTGATACTGGGCTATCCATTTTCTCAAAGGCAAAGAATCTGGGAATGATGACCGGTGGCTATGTTTGGATCACTACTGATTGGCTTCCGTCCTTTTTGGATTCTTCAGATTCAGTTAATCCAGAAACTATGGACCTTATACAGGGAGTTGTAGCGCTTCGCCATCACACCCCAGATTCTAATATGAAAAAGATGTTTGCATCGCGATGGAAAAACATTAAGGATGTTGAGACTTCAGGTTTTAATTCTTATGCACTCTATGCTTACGATACCATTTGGCTACTTGCCCGAGCTCTCGACCTTTTCTTCAAGGATGGTGGAAATGTTACCTTCTCTAATGACCCCAGATTACGTGATACAAATGGAAGTGCTTTGCATTTGTCATCCATGCAAGTTTTTGACCAAGGACAGAAACTATTTCAGATACTCGTTGGCATGAACATCACAGGTCTAACTGGCCAGATTCAATTTGATTCTGAGAAGAATTTGGTTCGTCCAGCTTGTGATGTTCTTAACATTGGTGGAACTGGATCACGCACTGTAGGTTATTGGTCAAACTACTCTGGTCTATCAGTGGTACCTCCAGAGGTTTTATACTCAAAACCTCCAAACACTTCAACCAGTACCCAACATCTATACAATGTCATATGGCCAGGAGAAACTGTAACTCGACCTCGAGGATGGGTGTTTCCGCATAACGGAAAGCCTCTGCGAATTGCTGTGCCTTTCCGTATTACTTTTAAAGAGTTTGTGCATAAAGATAAAGGACCTTCCGGGGTTAAAGGATATTGCATCGATGTTTTTGAGGCTGCGATAAATTTGTTGCCTTACCCTGTTCCTCATGTCTATATTCTGTATGGAGATGGCAAGAGAAATCCCTCCTTCAAGAACCTGGTCAACGACGTCTTAACAGAT aaATATGATGCAGCTGTCGGGGATGTCACGATTACTACAAATCGCACAAGGATTGTGGACTTCACGCAACCTTACATGGAATCTGGACTTGTCGTAGTTGCTCCTATCAAAGAGATCAAATCCAGCCCATGGGCATTCCTTAAGCCATTTACCCTTCAAATGTGGTCCGTAACTGGGATCTTCTTTCTCTTCGTTGGAACTGTCGTTTGGATTCTTGAGCATCGACATAATCCTGAATTCCGTGGTCCGCCAAGGCAGCAACTTGTTACAGTTTTTTG GTTTAGTTTCTCAACAATGTTTTTCGCACACA GAGAAAACACAATGAGCACCTTGGGACGCTTAGTGCTTATCTTCTGGCTCTTTGTCGTTCTAATTATCAATTCGAGCTATACAGCTAGCTTGACATCTATCCTGACAGTGCAGCAGCTGTCTTCAGGAATTCAAGGAATTGACAGTTTAATTTCAAGTAGTGATCCAATAGGAGTCCAGGATGGGTCATTTGCATATAATTACCTCATTGAAGAGCTAGGTGTTTCAGAATCACGGCTTCGTATATTGAAAACTGAAGATGAATATGTCAGTGCCCTCGAGAAAGGTCCACATGGTGGTGGTGTTGCTGGCATTGTCGACGAGCTCCCTTATGTTGAGCTCTTCTTATCCAACAACAAATGCATATTCAGGACAGTAGGGCAGGAGTTCACAAAGGGCGGATGGGGCTTT GCATTTCAAAGGGACTCTCCGCTGGCTGTTGATCTGTCAACTGCAATTCTTCAACTGTCAGAGAACGGTGAACTCCAAAGGATTCATGACAAATGGCTAACGAACAACGGATGCTCTTCACAAAACAACCAAGCAGATGATACTCAGCTTTCTCTCAAGAGCTTCTGGGGCCTATTTCTCATATGCGCCATTGCTTGCGTCCTTGCTCTTACAGTGTTTTTCTGCAGGGTATACTGTCAGTTCCGAAGGTATGACCCCGAGCCAGAGGAGCCGGAGATCAGTGAACCTGAATCTGCACGACCTAGTAGGCGTACCCTCCGCTCTGTTAGTTTTAAGGACTTGATAGACTTTGTCGATAGAAGAGAAAGTGAAATTAAGGAAATACTCAAGCGTAAGAGTAGTGATAACAAGAGACATCAAACTCAGAACTCAGATGGGCAGCCGAGCTCGCCTGTTTGA
- the LOC104086455 gene encoding glutamate receptor 3.4 isoform X3 → MEANLQRKRVFLLLVTWIWVPLAVFGGTGNNNTANATAPLFPSSSSRPRVVNIGALFTANSVIGKSAEPALVAAINDVNSDSTILSGSKLNLIFQDTNCSGFVGTVDALQLMEKEVVATIGPQSSGIAHVISHVMNELQVPLLSFATDPTLSALQYSYFLRTVPNDYFQMYAIADVVDYFGWKEVIAIFVDDDNGRNGISVLGDALAKKRAKLSYKAAFSPGASSSEIDDLLVSVNLMEARVYVVHVNPDTGLSIFSKAKNLGMMTGGYVWITTDWLPSFLDSSDSVNPETMDLIQGVVALRHHTPDSNMKKMFASRWKNIKDVETSGFNSYALYAYDTIWLLARALDLFFKDGGNVTFSNDPRLRDTNGSALHLSSMQVFDQGQKLFQILVGMNITGLTGQIQFDSEKNLVRPACDVLNIGGTGSRTVGYWSNYSGLSVVPPEVLYSKPPNTSTSTQHLYNVIWPGETVTRPRGWVFPHNGKPLRIAVPFRITFKEFVHKDKGPSGVKGYCIDVFEAAINLLPYPVPHVYILYGDGKRNPSFKNLVNDVLTDKYDAAVGDVTITTNRTRIVDFTQPYMESGLVVVAPIKEIKSSPWAFLKPFTLQMWSVTGIFFLFVGTVVWILEHRHNPEFRGPPRQQLVTVFWRKHNEHLGTLSAYLLALCRSNYQFELYS, encoded by the exons ATGGAGGCCAATTTACAAAGGAAGAGAGTATTTCTCTTGTTGGTTACATGGATTTGGGTGCCTCTAGCAGTTTTTGGAGGGACTGGGAATAATAACACAGCAAATGCCACTGCTCCTTtatttccttcttcttcttctaggcCAAGGGTGGTGAATATTGGAGCTTTATTCACAGCTAATTCTGTTATTGGAAAGTCAGCAGAGCCAGCCCTTGTAGCTGCAATTAATGATGTTAACTCAGATTCTACCATTCTCAGTGGAAGCAAATTGAACCTCATTTTTCAGGATACTAATTGCAGTGGATTTGTTGGCACTGTTGATG CTTTGCAGCTGATGGAGAAAGAAGTAGTTGCTACAATCGGTCCACAATCCTCAGGAATAGCACATGTCATTTCCCATGTTATGAATGAACTTCAGGTCCCTCTTTTGTCTTTTGCAACAGACCCTACTCTATCCGCTCTGCAATACTCGTATTTCCTTAGAACTGTTCCAAATGATTACTTCCAAATGTATGCTATAGCTgatgttgttgattattttggatGGAAAGAGGTTATAGCCATATTTGTTGACGATGATAATGGTAGAAATGGGATATCTGTGTTGGGTGATGCCCTTGCAAAGAAGCGTGCCAAGCTCTCTTACAAAGCAGCCTTTTCTCCTGGAGCCAGTAGTAGTGAGATTGATGATTTGTTAGTCAGTGTAAACCTTATGGAGGCACGAGTATATGTTGTTCATGTAAATCCTGATACTGGGCTATCCATTTTCTCAAAGGCAAAGAATCTGGGAATGATGACCGGTGGCTATGTTTGGATCACTACTGATTGGCTTCCGTCCTTTTTGGATTCTTCAGATTCAGTTAATCCAGAAACTATGGACCTTATACAGGGAGTTGTAGCGCTTCGCCATCACACCCCAGATTCTAATATGAAAAAGATGTTTGCATCGCGATGGAAAAACATTAAGGATGTTGAGACTTCAGGTTTTAATTCTTATGCACTCTATGCTTACGATACCATTTGGCTACTTGCCCGAGCTCTCGACCTTTTCTTCAAGGATGGTGGAAATGTTACCTTCTCTAATGACCCCAGATTACGTGATACAAATGGAAGTGCTTTGCATTTGTCATCCATGCAAGTTTTTGACCAAGGACAGAAACTATTTCAGATACTCGTTGGCATGAACATCACAGGTCTAACTGGCCAGATTCAATTTGATTCTGAGAAGAATTTGGTTCGTCCAGCTTGTGATGTTCTTAACATTGGTGGAACTGGATCACGCACTGTAGGTTATTGGTCAAACTACTCTGGTCTATCAGTGGTACCTCCAGAGGTTTTATACTCAAAACCTCCAAACACTTCAACCAGTACCCAACATCTATACAATGTCATATGGCCAGGAGAAACTGTAACTCGACCTCGAGGATGGGTGTTTCCGCATAACGGAAAGCCTCTGCGAATTGCTGTGCCTTTCCGTATTACTTTTAAAGAGTTTGTGCATAAAGATAAAGGACCTTCCGGGGTTAAAGGATATTGCATCGATGTTTTTGAGGCTGCGATAAATTTGTTGCCTTACCCTGTTCCTCATGTCTATATTCTGTATGGAGATGGCAAGAGAAATCCCTCCTTCAAGAACCTGGTCAACGACGTCTTAACAGAT aaATATGATGCAGCTGTCGGGGATGTCACGATTACTACAAATCGCACAAGGATTGTGGACTTCACGCAACCTTACATGGAATCTGGACTTGTCGTAGTTGCTCCTATCAAAGAGATCAAATCCAGCCCATGGGCATTCCTTAAGCCATTTACCCTTCAAATGTGGTCCGTAACTGGGATCTTCTTTCTCTTCGTTGGAACTGTCGTTTGGATTCTTGAGCATCGACATAATCCTGAATTCCGTGGTCCGCCAAGGCAGCAACTTGTTACAGTTTTTTG GAGAAAACACAATGAGCACCTTGGGACGCTTAGTGCTTATCTTCTGGCTCTTTGTCGTTCTAATTATCAATTCGAGCTATACAGCTAG
- the LOC104086455 gene encoding glutamate receptor 3.4 isoform X2, with translation MLMEKEVVATIGPQSSGIAHVISHVMNELQVPLLSFATDPTLSALQYSYFLRTVPNDYFQMYAIADVVDYFGWKEVIAIFVDDDNGRNGISVLGDALAKKRAKLSYKAAFSPGASSSEIDDLLVSVNLMEARVYVVHVNPDTGLSIFSKAKNLGMMTGGYVWITTDWLPSFLDSSDSVNPETMDLIQGVVALRHHTPDSNMKKMFASRWKNIKDVETSGFNSYALYAYDTIWLLARALDLFFKDGGNVTFSNDPRLRDTNGSALHLSSMQVFDQGQKLFQILVGMNITGLTGQIQFDSEKNLVRPACDVLNIGGTGSRTVGYWSNYSGLSVVPPEVLYSKPPNTSTSTQHLYNVIWPGETVTRPRGWVFPHNGKPLRIAVPFRITFKEFVHKDKGPSGVKGYCIDVFEAAINLLPYPVPHVYILYGDGKRNPSFKNLVNDVLTDKYDAAVGDVTITTNRTRIVDFTQPYMESGLVVVAPIKEIKSSPWAFLKPFTLQMWSVTGIFFLFVGTVVWILEHRHNPEFRGPPRQQLVTVFWFSFSTMFFAHRENTMSTLGRLVLIFWLFVVLIINSSYTASLTSILTVQQLSSGIQGIDSLISSSDPIGVQDGSFAYNYLIEELGVSESRLRILKTEDEYVSALEKGPHGGGVAGIVDELPYVELFLSNNKCIFRTVGQEFTKGGWGFAFQRDSPLAVDLSTAILQLSENGELQRIHDKWLTNNGCSSQNNQADDTQLSLKSFWGLFLICAIACVLALTVFFCRVYCQFRRYDPEPEEPEISEPESARPSRRTLRSVSFKDLIDFVDRRESEIKEILKRKSSDNKRHQTQNSDGQPSSPV, from the exons ATG CTGATGGAGAAAGAAGTAGTTGCTACAATCGGTCCACAATCCTCAGGAATAGCACATGTCATTTCCCATGTTATGAATGAACTTCAGGTCCCTCTTTTGTCTTTTGCAACAGACCCTACTCTATCCGCTCTGCAATACTCGTATTTCCTTAGAACTGTTCCAAATGATTACTTCCAAATGTATGCTATAGCTgatgttgttgattattttggatGGAAAGAGGTTATAGCCATATTTGTTGACGATGATAATGGTAGAAATGGGATATCTGTGTTGGGTGATGCCCTTGCAAAGAAGCGTGCCAAGCTCTCTTACAAAGCAGCCTTTTCTCCTGGAGCCAGTAGTAGTGAGATTGATGATTTGTTAGTCAGTGTAAACCTTATGGAGGCACGAGTATATGTTGTTCATGTAAATCCTGATACTGGGCTATCCATTTTCTCAAAGGCAAAGAATCTGGGAATGATGACCGGTGGCTATGTTTGGATCACTACTGATTGGCTTCCGTCCTTTTTGGATTCTTCAGATTCAGTTAATCCAGAAACTATGGACCTTATACAGGGAGTTGTAGCGCTTCGCCATCACACCCCAGATTCTAATATGAAAAAGATGTTTGCATCGCGATGGAAAAACATTAAGGATGTTGAGACTTCAGGTTTTAATTCTTATGCACTCTATGCTTACGATACCATTTGGCTACTTGCCCGAGCTCTCGACCTTTTCTTCAAGGATGGTGGAAATGTTACCTTCTCTAATGACCCCAGATTACGTGATACAAATGGAAGTGCTTTGCATTTGTCATCCATGCAAGTTTTTGACCAAGGACAGAAACTATTTCAGATACTCGTTGGCATGAACATCACAGGTCTAACTGGCCAGATTCAATTTGATTCTGAGAAGAATTTGGTTCGTCCAGCTTGTGATGTTCTTAACATTGGTGGAACTGGATCACGCACTGTAGGTTATTGGTCAAACTACTCTGGTCTATCAGTGGTACCTCCAGAGGTTTTATACTCAAAACCTCCAAACACTTCAACCAGTACCCAACATCTATACAATGTCATATGGCCAGGAGAAACTGTAACTCGACCTCGAGGATGGGTGTTTCCGCATAACGGAAAGCCTCTGCGAATTGCTGTGCCTTTCCGTATTACTTTTAAAGAGTTTGTGCATAAAGATAAAGGACCTTCCGGGGTTAAAGGATATTGCATCGATGTTTTTGAGGCTGCGATAAATTTGTTGCCTTACCCTGTTCCTCATGTCTATATTCTGTATGGAGATGGCAAGAGAAATCCCTCCTTCAAGAACCTGGTCAACGACGTCTTAACAGAT aaATATGATGCAGCTGTCGGGGATGTCACGATTACTACAAATCGCACAAGGATTGTGGACTTCACGCAACCTTACATGGAATCTGGACTTGTCGTAGTTGCTCCTATCAAAGAGATCAAATCCAGCCCATGGGCATTCCTTAAGCCATTTACCCTTCAAATGTGGTCCGTAACTGGGATCTTCTTTCTCTTCGTTGGAACTGTCGTTTGGATTCTTGAGCATCGACATAATCCTGAATTCCGTGGTCCGCCAAGGCAGCAACTTGTTACAGTTTTTTG GTTTAGTTTCTCAACAATGTTTTTCGCACACA GAGAAAACACAATGAGCACCTTGGGACGCTTAGTGCTTATCTTCTGGCTCTTTGTCGTTCTAATTATCAATTCGAGCTATACAGCTAGCTTGACATCTATCCTGACAGTGCAGCAGCTGTCTTCAGGAATTCAAGGAATTGACAGTTTAATTTCAAGTAGTGATCCAATAGGAGTCCAGGATGGGTCATTTGCATATAATTACCTCATTGAAGAGCTAGGTGTTTCAGAATCACGGCTTCGTATATTGAAAACTGAAGATGAATATGTCAGTGCCCTCGAGAAAGGTCCACATGGTGGTGGTGTTGCTGGCATTGTCGACGAGCTCCCTTATGTTGAGCTCTTCTTATCCAACAACAAATGCATATTCAGGACAGTAGGGCAGGAGTTCACAAAGGGCGGATGGGGCTTT GCATTTCAAAGGGACTCTCCGCTGGCTGTTGATCTGTCAACTGCAATTCTTCAACTGTCAGAGAACGGTGAACTCCAAAGGATTCATGACAAATGGCTAACGAACAACGGATGCTCTTCACAAAACAACCAAGCAGATGATACTCAGCTTTCTCTCAAGAGCTTCTGGGGCCTATTTCTCATATGCGCCATTGCTTGCGTCCTTGCTCTTACAGTGTTTTTCTGCAGGGTATACTGTCAGTTCCGAAGGTATGACCCCGAGCCAGAGGAGCCGGAGATCAGTGAACCTGAATCTGCACGACCTAGTAGGCGTACCCTCCGCTCTGTTAGTTTTAAGGACTTGATAGACTTTGTCGATAGAAGAGAAAGTGAAATTAAGGAAATACTCAAGCGTAAGAGTAGTGATAACAAGAGACATCAAACTCAGAACTCAGATGGGCAGCCGAGCTCGCCTGTTTGA